A segment of the Acidobacteriota bacterium genome:
CCGCGGCGGCGGCTTCCGGCTCTACGTTCATATTGCCGATGTCGCACACTTCGTGCAGCCCGACGACGACATCGATCTCGAGGCGCAACACCGCGGAACCAGTGTCTACTTCCCGGGCAAGGTCGTGCCGATGTTGCCGGAGACGATCTCCAACGACCTCTGCTCGCTGCGCCCGAACGTGGAGCGACTGGTCCAGAGCGTCATCATCGACTTCGATTCAAGGGGAAAGCGCAAGCGGGTGAAGTTCGCCGACGGGGTTATCCGCTCGGCGGGTCGTCTGACCTACCGTCAGGTCTCTCAGGTCCTGGCCGGGGGGTCGAAGAAGGATGCCGGGGTGCCGAAGAAGGTCGTCCCGATGCTGAAGGCGGCTGACGCATTGCGCGAGCGACTGGAGCTACAGCGCCAGCGGCGGGGCAGTCTGGACTTCGATTTGCCGGAGCCGATCGTGCTGCTGGACGTGGACGGTGCCGTCACCGGCATGACCATCGAACCGCGCAACAGCGCTCACCGAATGATCGAGGAGTTCATGATCGCCGCCAACGAGGCGGTGGCCGATCACTTCATTCGTCACGGACGTCACGCGTTATTCCGGATCCACGAGGCACCGGAGGAGGACCGTGTGGCTCGATTGAGGGAGACGGTGCAGTCGTTCGGCTTGAAGGATGTCCATCTGCCGCCGGAGCCCACTCCACGGGAACTACGGGACGTCATGGACCTCTTCCAGGGACGACCGGAGCTGCCGGTGATCGCCCAGATGACTCTGCGTACGATGAAGCAGGC
Coding sequences within it:
- a CDS encoding VacB/RNase II family 3'-5' exoribonuclease, producing the protein MADHKPHGPRPTEVGVIRRVGKDLRVRTTDKPLRSYRYSATHAKGRAPRSGDLVLFRPPEAGRRGKAQIAEVLGPPEAPGVDLRVVMARYRYVDRFPATVRRQQENLPRRIRPRDREDRVRFDDPAPVTIDGETAKDFDDAIAVEPLRGGGFRLYVHIADVAHFVQPDDDIDLEAQHRGTSVYFPGKVVPMLPETISNDLCSLRPNVERLVQSVIIDFDSRGKRKRVKFADGVIRSAGRLTYRQVSQVLAGGSKKDAGVPKKVVPMLKAADALRERLELQRQRRGSLDFDLPEPIVLLDVDGAVTGMTIEPRNSAHRMIEEFMIAANEAVADHFIRHGRHALFRIHEAPEEDRVARLRETVQSFGLKDVHLPPEPTPRELRDVMDLFQGRPELPVIAQMTLRTMKQARYSIDPAIHFGLATETYCHFTSPIRRYPDLINHRLLRDLRHRRKPPAVEPLERHAVECGRLERDAEAAERQLLNWKQVAFI